In a genomic window of Dyadobacter fermentans DSM 18053:
- a CDS encoding SDR family NAD(P)-dependent oxidoreductase, whose amino-acid sequence MFDLTGKTALVTGGASGIGLAISKTFAKQGAYVHILELNIDLANQVVSDITAEGGQAEAHALDISKQADVVNIINAIAAQHPINILVNNAGIAHIGKADTTAEIDFDRVININVKGVYNCLAATIPHLKANGGGVILNMASIAATVGIPDRFAYSTAKGAVYSMTLSVARDYLADGIRCNSISPARVHTPFVDGFISKNYPGKEQEMFEKLSKTQPIGRMAKPEEIGALALYLCSDEAGFITGCDYLIDGGFEKLNN is encoded by the coding sequence CGGAGCGAGCGGGATCGGATTGGCGATCTCCAAAACGTTCGCGAAGCAGGGCGCCTATGTGCACATTCTCGAACTCAACATTGATCTGGCCAACCAGGTGGTGAGCGACATCACCGCGGAAGGCGGACAAGCCGAGGCACACGCACTGGACATCTCCAAACAGGCGGATGTCGTGAACATTATCAACGCCATCGCAGCGCAGCACCCGATCAATATCCTTGTCAACAATGCCGGTATTGCGCATATCGGCAAGGCGGATACGACGGCGGAAATCGATTTTGACCGCGTGATCAATATCAATGTCAAAGGCGTTTATAACTGCCTCGCAGCCACCATTCCACACCTCAAAGCAAACGGCGGCGGCGTAATTTTGAACATGGCTTCCATTGCCGCAACAGTAGGAATACCCGACCGCTTTGCTTATTCTACTGCAAAAGGCGCGGTTTATTCCATGACATTGTCGGTGGCGCGCGATTATCTGGCGGACGGAATCCGTTGCAACAGCATTTCGCCTGCCCGTGTACATACGCCTTTTGTGGATGGTTTTATTTCCAAAAATTATCCGGGCAAAGAGCAGGAAATGTTTGAAAAACTGTCCAAAACCCAGCCCATCGGCCGCATGGCCAAGCCGGAAGAGATCGGTGCCCTGGCATTATACCTCTGCTCCGACGAGGCAGGTTTCATCACCGGCTGCGATTATTTGATCGATGGAGGGTTTGAGAAGTTGAATAATTAG